A stretch of Nonomuraea africana DNA encodes these proteins:
- a CDS encoding ABC transporter ATP-binding protein, which produces MTEEPRAPLRRIIKLFRPYRGRLAVVLGLIFLSSLVSLASPFLLREVLDVAIPSRDMTLLALLALGMIAVAVTTSVFDVMQTFISTTVGQRVMHDLRTTVYGHLQRMSLAFFTRTRTGEVQSRLANDIGGMQQVVTSTATSIVSNLTSVVASVIAMLVLDWRLTAISLLLLPLFVWISRKVGDERKRITAQRQKKLAVMSSMVQESLSVSGILLGRTMGQSPELTRRFAAASDELADLGVRSSMAGRWRQSSIQIIMAAMPALIYWASGTTSMVSIGTVVAFTTLQTGLFRPAVSLMRTGVEVQSSLALFGRIFEYLDLTVDITPGAKVLTSPRGEVRFEGVDFSYGEAPTLSGVDLVVPAGSSLAVVGETGSGKTTLSYLVPRLYDVTGGRVLIDGVDVRELSFESLAATVGVVSQETYLFHASIADNLRFAKPSATDEELVEAARAARIHDHVAALPDGYDTVVGERGYRFSGGEKQRLAIARTLLRNPPVLVLDEATSALDNQTERAVQEALDTLADGRTTITIAHRLSTVRDADQIVVLDGGGVAERGTHEQLMELGGRYAALVQREDVPNVNPVTTGIRF; this is translated from the coding sequence ATGACCGAAGAACCACGCGCGCCCCTGCGGCGCATCATCAAGCTGTTCAGGCCCTACCGCGGCCGCCTGGCCGTCGTGCTCGGCCTCATCTTCCTGTCGTCGCTCGTCTCCCTTGCCTCGCCGTTCCTGCTGCGCGAGGTCCTCGACGTGGCCATCCCCTCACGGGACATGACGCTGCTGGCGCTGCTCGCGCTCGGCATGATCGCCGTCGCGGTCACGACCAGCGTCTTCGACGTCATGCAGACGTTCATCTCCACGACCGTCGGCCAGCGGGTCATGCACGACCTGCGCACCACCGTCTACGGTCACCTCCAGCGCATGTCGCTGGCCTTCTTCACCCGCACACGCACGGGCGAGGTGCAGTCGCGCCTGGCCAACGACATCGGCGGGATGCAGCAGGTGGTCACCTCGACGGCCACCTCGATCGTCTCCAACCTGACCAGCGTGGTGGCCAGCGTCATCGCGATGCTGGTCCTCGACTGGCGGCTGACGGCGATCTCGCTGCTGTTGCTGCCGCTCTTCGTCTGGATCAGCCGCAAGGTCGGCGACGAGCGCAAGCGGATCACCGCCCAGCGGCAGAAGAAGCTGGCCGTGATGTCGTCCATGGTCCAGGAGTCGCTGTCGGTCAGCGGCATCCTGCTCGGCCGGACGATGGGCCAGTCCCCCGAGCTGACCCGGCGCTTCGCCGCGGCCTCCGACGAGCTGGCCGACCTCGGCGTGCGGTCCAGCATGGCCGGGCGCTGGCGGCAGTCGTCGATCCAGATCATCATGGCCGCGATGCCCGCCCTGATCTACTGGGCCTCCGGCACGACCTCGATGGTCTCCATCGGCACGGTCGTCGCCTTCACCACCCTGCAGACCGGGCTGTTCAGGCCGGCCGTCTCGCTGATGCGGACGGGCGTGGAGGTGCAGAGCTCGCTGGCGCTGTTCGGGCGCATCTTCGAGTACCTCGACCTGACCGTCGACATCACCCCCGGCGCCAAGGTGCTCACGAGCCCGCGTGGCGAGGTCCGCTTCGAGGGCGTCGACTTCTCCTACGGCGAGGCGCCCACGCTCTCCGGCGTCGACCTCGTCGTCCCGGCCGGATCGAGCCTGGCGGTCGTCGGCGAGACGGGCTCGGGCAAGACCACGCTCAGCTACCTGGTGCCGCGCCTGTACGACGTCACGGGCGGAAGGGTGCTCATCGACGGCGTGGACGTGCGCGAGCTGAGCTTCGAGTCGCTCGCCGCGACCGTCGGCGTGGTCTCGCAGGAGACCTACCTCTTCCACGCCTCCATCGCCGACAACCTGCGCTTCGCCAAGCCGTCGGCCACCGACGAGGAACTGGTCGAGGCGGCCCGCGCGGCGCGCATCCACGACCACGTCGCGGCGCTGCCCGACGGCTACGACACCGTGGTCGGCGAGCGCGGCTACCGCTTCTCCGGCGGGGAGAAGCAGCGGCTGGCCATCGCCCGCACGCTGCTGCGCAACCCGCCCGTGCTCGTCCTCGACGAGGCGACCAGCGCGCTGGACAACCAGACCGAGCGCGCCGTGCAGGAGGCCCTCGACACACTGGCCGACGGGCGCACCACGATCACCATCGCGCACCGGCTGTCGACCGTCCGCGACGCGGACCAGATCGTCGTGCTCGACGGGGGCGGGGTCGCCGAGCGCGGCACCCACGAGCAGCTCATGGAGCTCGGCGGCCGGTATGCCGCACTTGTCCAGCGAGAGGATGTCCCAAACGTGAATCCGGTCACAACCGGAATCCGTTTCTAA
- a CDS encoding MarR family transcriptional regulator, translating to MDTISELLELVHRIGHRARHGYRRSLEPLGLSPGQARALRELIDAGRPLRMVQLADALRIVPRSLTPVVDALEEAGLVRREIDPANRRSTLLLITGRGEEVYEQVRQARREVARELFGGLSHEQRETLRELLGKVDEA from the coding sequence GTGGACACCATCTCCGAGCTGCTCGAACTCGTGCACCGTATCGGGCACCGAGCGCGACACGGCTACCGCCGCAGCCTGGAGCCGCTGGGGCTCAGCCCGGGCCAGGCGCGGGCGCTGCGCGAGCTGATCGACGCGGGGCGTCCGCTGCGCATGGTCCAGCTCGCCGACGCGCTGCGCATCGTGCCGCGCTCGCTCACCCCGGTCGTCGACGCGCTGGAGGAGGCGGGGCTGGTGCGCAGGGAGATCGACCCGGCCAACCGCCGCTCGACGCTGCTGCTGATCACCGGGCGCGGGGAAGAGGTCTACGAGCAGGTCAGGCAGGCTCGTCGAGAGGTCGCCCGCGAGCTGTTCGGCGGGCTGTCACACGAGCAGCGCGAGACGCTGAGGGAACTGCTCGGCAAGGTCGACGAGGCCTAG
- a CDS encoding imidazolonepropionase-like domain-containing protein produces MTRAFGTRPPAPVILHSAPLVLPVTAPPLRDGAVVVRGERVLQVGPRTDLRTAFPIDEEIRWPGMITPGLVDACRTGPLGPGVTWAADVGEHDRPGGVTYLEVGCASEQAWEERDRDALITAIREHAGPVGVAAHATDPQVMEDLAVLARTFGLRLTADLGRHSPAALDEAGVLGPHCHVAGAGPLGPGERKLLRLRGTSVALSGGDVSALVEEGNPIALCGPPLAAARAVRQATRLPRLERVLVEAATIGGARALGRAEGPGRIGTLAPACAADLAVFDTRGGRNPYAALLDQPPLLGTVIGGRTHPARATQPEHHEETG; encoded by the coding sequence TTGACGCGGGCATTCGGCACGCGTCCGCCCGCGCCCGTCATCCTCCACTCCGCCCCCCTCGTGCTCCCCGTCACCGCCCCTCCCCTGCGCGACGGCGCCGTGGTGGTCAGAGGCGAACGCGTCCTCCAGGTGGGCCCCAGGACCGACCTGCGCACCGCCTTCCCCATCGACGAGGAGATCCGCTGGCCGGGCATGATCACGCCAGGGCTGGTCGACGCCTGCCGTACCGGGCCGCTGGGTCCGGGGGTGACATGGGCGGCCGACGTGGGCGAGCACGACAGGCCAGGCGGCGTCACGTACCTGGAGGTCGGCTGCGCGAGCGAGCAGGCGTGGGAGGAGCGTGACCGCGACGCGCTGATCACCGCCATCCGGGAGCACGCGGGCCCCGTGGGAGTGGCGGCGCACGCCACCGACCCGCAGGTGATGGAGGATCTGGCGGTGCTGGCGAGGACGTTCGGGCTGCGGCTCACGGCCGATCTCGGCCGCCACTCCCCCGCCGCGCTCGACGAGGCGGGCGTGCTCGGCCCGCACTGTCACGTCGCCGGTGCGGGCCCGCTCGGGCCCGGCGAGCGCAAGCTGCTGCGCCTGCGCGGCACGTCGGTCGCGCTGTCGGGGGGCGACGTCTCGGCGCTGGTGGAGGAGGGCAATCCGATCGCGCTGTGCGGGCCGCCGCTGGCCGCCGCCAGGGCCGTACGGCAGGCGACGCGGCTGCCACGGCTGGAACGCGTGCTCGTCGAGGCGGCGACCATCGGCGGGGCCCGGGCGCTCGGCAGGGCGGAGGGGCCCGGCAGGATCGGCACGCTCGCGCCCGCCTGCGCCGCCGACCTGGCCGTCTTCGACACGCGCGGAGGCCGCAACCCCTACGCCGCACTGCTCGACCAGCCACCCCTCCTCGGCACCGTGATCGGCGGCCGTACCCACCCCGCAAGAGCGACCCAGCCCGAACACCACGAAGAAACGGGCTGA
- a CDS encoding PucR family transcriptional regulator, translating into MLQRSVDDLAIRLGRPLLLEDRFQRIIAYSEQDGAMDDIRRDSILRRHTTPEVRGFLHAAGILEAVEPLRTPGAPALRLLPRVCVPLRHDGALMGFLWFIDADPAMSAAEIGEARTAAAALAVALFHESLAAGLASHRELEAVTGVLSGDPDASRALIEAGFPQALAVTALVATPVAAEPSEAARLALEQGMLTVRRRLGGLHLVRYDHATLLTTSPPPAEEVHAAMALPVVVGVGRPRPSLAEAAASYAEALHAAQVAARVPGLGRTVEWTRLGVYRMLTHVPRADLHPGLERLLADAQHLPLLETLETYLDLAGSAVATSRRLRLHRTSLYYRLQRVEELAQTDLKDGGERLSLHLSLKLARLSGRYRPRS; encoded by the coding sequence GTGCTCCAGCGCAGCGTCGACGACTTAGCCATCCGCCTCGGGCGGCCCCTGTTGCTGGAGGACCGCTTCCAGCGCATCATCGCCTACTCCGAGCAGGACGGCGCGATGGACGACATCAGGCGCGACTCGATCCTGCGCCGCCACACCACGCCGGAGGTGCGCGGGTTCCTGCACGCCGCGGGCATCCTGGAGGCCGTCGAGCCGCTGCGCACCCCTGGCGCGCCCGCTCTCCGGCTGCTGCCCAGGGTCTGCGTCCCCCTGCGGCACGACGGCGCCCTCATGGGCTTCCTGTGGTTCATCGACGCGGACCCCGCCATGTCGGCGGCCGAGATCGGCGAGGCCAGGACGGCCGCCGCCGCGCTCGCCGTCGCCCTGTTCCACGAGAGTCTCGCCGCGGGCCTCGCCTCTCACCGCGAGCTGGAGGCGGTCACGGGTGTCCTGTCAGGCGACCCCGACGCCTCCCGCGCGCTGATCGAGGCGGGCTTCCCCCAGGCGCTCGCCGTCACGGCGCTGGTGGCCACGCCCGTCGCCGCCGAGCCGTCCGAGGCGGCCAGGCTGGCGCTGGAGCAGGGCATGCTGACCGTACGGCGCCGCCTGGGCGGCCTGCACCTCGTGCGCTACGACCACGCCACGCTCCTGACCACGTCCCCGCCGCCGGCCGAGGAGGTGCACGCCGCGATGGCGCTCCCCGTGGTGGTCGGCGTCGGCCGGCCCAGGCCCTCGCTGGCCGAGGCGGCCGCATCCTACGCGGAGGCCCTGCACGCCGCCCAGGTCGCGGCCAGGGTGCCGGGCCTCGGCAGGACCGTGGAGTGGACGCGGCTCGGCGTCTACCGGATGCTGACCCACGTCCCGAGGGCCGATCTCCATCCGGGCCTCGAACGGCTGCTCGCCGACGCCCAGCACCTGCCGCTGCTGGAGACCCTGGAGACCTACCTCGACCTGGCGGGCAGCGCGGTGGCCACCTCCCGCCGCCTGCGCCTGCACCGCACGTCGCTGTACTACCGGCTGCAGCGGGTGGAGGAACTGGCCCAGACCGACCTGAAGGACGGCGGCGAACGCCTCAGCCTCCACCTCAGCCTGAAACTCGCCCGCCTGTCCGGCCGCTACCGCCCCCGCTCCTGA
- a CDS encoding M6 family metalloprotease domain-containing protein yields MNLPKKLLKGLLAALVLVPVGLAATPASADPPGDPQIPWRQDHWPQTQPWQRDEPESDPSLRGRPSASVAPIDPQNWKNPDHMTWADYKKIPGTNWADPSVKGSTRTFKGALVLLDYPNQSFVVTQPKGATIYRNPSAEAHDVPRDQVAKFYQDFLNTPNALNRGHTIHEYWMEDSGGRYGVELTGFGPYTMSGKDHEYAMEFQGGTGCPAGDSCNKNLRTEGKALWVGAIGEEEAKKFDFIFYLSAGQDESATWQEFGMMKFPTKEAVPDEWGPEDPNLPNWVKTRYVDWTSWQAGSNFWPNAEIGVNSVQAESSGMGVYAHELSHILGVLDNYNNPYANPVRRAYTGIWEMLSRGSFNGPGGPHSRWIIPPTSGGSMGAQHMLRNKIKLKMVDEENVLRLSRDALDESGLVTAKVTARAVQPGPNGLMGLNIQFDSGDKSPSCQWQTDPLCDGGGYENYTVEVVDRMGTDSFTPDAGVLLAKTKNQDRAPFEWVIDANPQDINMTDYVLPDGTKVPITIGDYRQLSDALFHAGTDSGSEYEYVDEGNRLHFYITDVHRDREGVLSYTVAVRSLDGAGPHRRGLKLLPAAGVPTGKGLSTCAFPLFNTGRTSATTAAHPEDVSAYLGGDVYRLSASVEGRGWSTQLPNALAAVANGERESVTVNALRAEGGSRLAKVTLTATSESDPAKSVTATCHVAGL; encoded by the coding sequence GTGAATCTCCCGAAGAAGCTGCTGAAAGGCCTGCTGGCGGCCCTTGTGCTGGTCCCTGTGGGTCTTGCGGCCACCCCCGCCTCCGCCGATCCCCCCGGCGACCCCCAGATCCCCTGGCGTCAGGACCACTGGCCGCAGACGCAGCCGTGGCAGCGTGACGAGCCGGAGTCCGACCCGTCGCTGCGCGGCCGTCCCTCGGCCTCGGTCGCCCCGATCGACCCGCAGAACTGGAAGAACCCCGACCACATGACGTGGGCGGACTACAAGAAGATCCCGGGCACCAACTGGGCCGACCCGAGCGTCAAGGGCTCCACCCGCACCTTCAAGGGCGCGCTGGTGCTGCTCGACTACCCCAACCAGTCGTTCGTGGTCACGCAGCCCAAGGGTGCGACGATCTACCGCAACCCCAGCGCCGAGGCGCACGACGTGCCGCGCGACCAGGTGGCCAAGTTCTACCAGGACTTCCTCAACACCCCCAACGCGCTCAACCGCGGCCACACCATCCACGAGTACTGGATGGAGGACTCCGGCGGACGCTACGGCGTCGAGCTGACCGGGTTCGGGCCCTACACGATGTCGGGCAAGGACCACGAGTACGCCATGGAGTTCCAGGGCGGCACCGGCTGCCCGGCGGGTGACTCGTGCAACAAGAACCTGCGCACCGAGGGCAAGGCGCTGTGGGTGGGCGCCATCGGCGAGGAGGAGGCCAAGAAGTTCGACTTCATCTTCTACCTCAGCGCCGGCCAGGACGAGTCCGCGACCTGGCAGGAGTTCGGGATGATGAAGTTCCCGACCAAGGAGGCCGTGCCCGACGAGTGGGGACCGGAGGACCCCAACCTGCCCAACTGGGTCAAGACCCGCTACGTCGACTGGACCTCCTGGCAGGCGGGCTCGAACTTCTGGCCCAACGCCGAGATCGGTGTCAACTCCGTGCAGGCCGAGAGCTCGGGCATGGGCGTCTACGCGCACGAGCTGAGCCACATCCTCGGCGTGCTGGACAACTACAACAACCCCTACGCCAACCCGGTCCGCAGGGCCTACACCGGCATCTGGGAGATGCTGAGCAGGGGCAGCTTCAACGGCCCCGGCGGCCCGCACAGCCGCTGGATCATCCCGCCCACCTCCGGTGGATCGATGGGCGCCCAGCACATGCTGCGCAACAAGATCAAGCTGAAGATGGTCGACGAGGAGAACGTGCTACGCCTGTCGCGTGACGCGCTCGACGAGTCGGGCCTGGTCACCGCGAAGGTCACCGCCCGCGCCGTCCAGCCGGGGCCGAACGGCCTGATGGGCCTCAACATCCAGTTCGACTCCGGCGACAAGTCGCCCTCCTGCCAGTGGCAGACCGACCCGCTGTGCGACGGCGGCGGCTACGAGAACTACACCGTCGAGGTCGTCGACCGGATGGGCACCGACTCCTTCACCCCCGACGCGGGCGTGCTGCTGGCCAAGACCAAGAACCAGGACAGGGCGCCGTTCGAGTGGGTGATCGACGCCAACCCGCAGGACATCAACATGACCGACTACGTCCTGCCCGACGGCACCAAGGTCCCGATCACCATCGGCGACTACCGCCAGCTGTCCGACGCCCTCTTCCACGCCGGCACCGACTCCGGCAGCGAGTACGAGTACGTCGACGAGGGCAACCGCCTGCACTTCTACATCACCGACGTGCACCGTGACCGCGAGGGCGTGCTGTCCTACACCGTCGCGGTCCGCTCCCTGGACGGCGCCGGCCCGCACCGGCGCGGGCTCAAGCTGCTGCCCGCCGCCGGCGTCCCCACCGGCAAGGGCCTGTCCACCTGCGCGTTCCCGCTGTTCAACACCGGCAGGACGAGCGCCACGACGGCCGCGCACCCCGAGGACGTCTCCGCCTACCTCGGCGGCGACGTCTACCGCCTCAGCGCCTCCGTCGAGGGCCGCGGCTGGAGCACCCAGCTGCCCAACGCCCTCGCCGCGGTCGCCAACGGCGAGCGTGAGTCCGTCACGGTCAACGCCCTGCGCGCCGAGGGCGGCAGCCGCCTGGCCAAGGTCACGCTGACCGCCACCTCCGAGTCCGACCCCGCCAAGTCCGTGACAGCCACCTGTCACGTGGCCGGACTGTAA
- a CDS encoding ATP-binding protein, with amino-acid sequence MTGPLRLTEDDPKPRRTRRVWAAPVAAGAAAGAASILAASLEWEIPPAAKIGVTGLAAVLVGVTTWATTAGGKDAAKPPRPEDPLWRPPDQWPPSPEHFTGRTEALADLRRVFAERRRASELAPPLVVSLYGRGGVGKSALMARFGQEIAEWFPDGRLYASLRGIRPDEVLIGFLRALGVRLTTDPGGLEELRKLWLTWTKGRRILIGLDNVDDAEQVKALIPAEPGCAVVVTSRQPLFLMNAYDTQLSVFSEAQGVELLARLAGGERVVEDLSAAKEIVRICDYLPLAINICGGRLATRSTWSLRELAGRLADERRRLDQLELARTVDKSVRASVQLSYDDCTGMQRRLLRLLSSLTSPDVPGWVAGELLDVSVLDGVDQLEALVDVQLAESSGADQTGAVRYRLHDLVRLFAAELEEDRRTAAIERVLYGYRRRAEAAAQARWPQDWGRTGRVGDFEGQTQASDWLNAERLSLMAVIHQARSMELWELVFGLGRAFCSICHSLRAYWTDWGEIAEITVEAARHTGDRRALGIALLDRTAVSAGDGATEALKIFTELGESWWAARAMRTIGMRLFNEGNLDRAQGYLIDAITAFRAEEDYWWMARTQRNLAELRLAERRPEEARELLEDALEVFKRDGNRYSEAQTLRAYGEVLAAQARGLRREGDHRAAADLFTKAGFSLDRAAEMFRSRSELWEEARCLRAAGEVGDPTNGLRELDDVRRAEEILSALGDSWGVARTHLSAGRALARLGRKAEAETELLRGVAAFEALGDQWWMARSLRYLGETHLDAQDRAAAVPPLERAREIYRSLGNEAGMRRTLELLRRAES; translated from the coding sequence GTGACGGGGCCGCTGCGACTGACGGAGGACGATCCGAAACCCCGGCGCACAAGGCGGGTGTGGGCGGCGCCGGTCGCCGCGGGGGCCGCGGCGGGAGCCGCGAGCATCCTGGCCGCGTCGCTGGAGTGGGAGATCCCGCCGGCCGCCAAGATCGGCGTGACCGGGCTGGCGGCGGTGCTGGTGGGCGTGACGACCTGGGCCACCACCGCGGGCGGCAAGGACGCGGCCAAGCCGCCGCGTCCCGAAGACCCCCTGTGGCGACCGCCCGACCAGTGGCCGCCCTCGCCCGAGCACTTCACCGGGCGCACCGAGGCGCTGGCCGACCTGCGCAGGGTCTTCGCCGAGCGGCGCAGGGCGAGCGAGCTGGCGCCGCCGCTGGTGGTCTCGCTGTACGGCAGGGGCGGCGTCGGCAAGTCGGCGCTGATGGCCAGGTTCGGCCAGGAGATCGCCGAGTGGTTCCCCGACGGCCGCCTCTACGCCAGCCTGCGCGGCATCCGCCCCGACGAGGTGCTCATCGGCTTCCTGCGCGCCCTCGGCGTGCGGCTCACCACCGATCCCGGCGGCCTGGAGGAGCTGCGCAAGCTCTGGCTGACCTGGACCAAGGGCCGCAGGATCCTCATCGGCCTCGACAACGTCGACGACGCCGAGCAGGTCAAGGCGCTCATCCCGGCCGAGCCGGGCTGCGCGGTGGTGGTCACCTCCCGGCAGCCGCTGTTCCTGATGAACGCCTACGACACCCAGCTCAGCGTCTTCAGCGAGGCACAGGGCGTCGAACTGCTGGCCAGGCTCGCCGGCGGCGAGCGCGTCGTCGAGGACCTGAGCGCCGCCAAAGAGATCGTCAGGATCTGCGACTACCTTCCACTGGCGATCAACATCTGCGGCGGACGGCTGGCCACCAGGTCCACCTGGTCGCTGCGCGAGCTGGCGGGCCGGCTCGCCGACGAGCGCCGCCGCCTGGACCAGCTGGAGCTGGCCCGCACCGTTGACAAGAGCGTGCGCGCCTCCGTCCAGCTCAGCTACGACGACTGCACCGGCATGCAGCGCCGCCTGCTGCGCCTGCTGTCCTCGCTCACCTCGCCCGACGTCCCCGGCTGGGTGGCCGGCGAGCTGCTCGACGTCTCCGTGCTCGACGGCGTCGACCAGCTGGAGGCGCTGGTGGACGTCCAGCTCGCCGAGAGCTCGGGCGCCGACCAGACCGGCGCCGTCCGCTATCGCCTGCACGACCTGGTCCGCCTGTTCGCCGCCGAGCTGGAGGAGGACAGGCGCACCGCCGCCATCGAGCGCGTCCTGTACGGCTACCGCCGCCGCGCAGAGGCCGCCGCCCAGGCCCGCTGGCCGCAGGACTGGGGCCGCACCGGCCGCGTCGGCGACTTCGAAGGACAGACACAGGCCAGCGACTGGCTCAACGCCGAACGTCTCAGCCTCATGGCGGTGATCCACCAGGCCAGGTCGATGGAGCTGTGGGAGCTGGTCTTCGGCCTCGGCCGCGCCTTCTGCTCCATCTGCCACTCGCTGCGGGCCTACTGGACGGACTGGGGCGAGATCGCCGAGATCACGGTCGAGGCCGCCCGCCATACGGGTGACCGGCGCGCGCTGGGCATCGCCCTGCTCGACAGGACCGCCGTGAGCGCGGGCGACGGCGCCACCGAGGCGCTGAAGATCTTCACCGAGCTCGGCGAGTCGTGGTGGGCGGCCAGGGCCATGCGGACGATCGGCATGCGGCTGTTCAACGAGGGCAACCTCGACAGGGCGCAGGGCTACCTCATCGACGCGATCACCGCCTTCAGGGCAGAGGAGGACTACTGGTGGATGGCGCGCACCCAGCGCAACCTCGCCGAACTCCGCCTGGCGGAACGGCGGCCAGAGGAGGCCCGCGAGCTGCTGGAGGACGCGCTGGAGGTCTTCAAGCGCGACGGCAACCGCTACTCCGAGGCGCAGACGCTGCGCGCGTACGGCGAGGTGCTGGCGGCGCAGGCGCGAGGACTGCGCAGGGAGGGCGACCACAGGGCGGCGGCCGACCTGTTCACCAAGGCGGGCTTCAGCCTCGACCGGGCCGCGGAGATGTTCAGGAGCAGGAGCGAGCTGTGGGAGGAGGCGCGCTGCCTGCGCGCCGCGGGCGAGGTGGGCGACCCGACCAACGGGCTGCGCGAGCTCGACGACGTACGGCGGGCCGAGGAGATCCTCTCGGCGCTCGGCGACTCGTGGGGCGTGGCGCGCACCCACCTGTCGGCTGGGCGCGCTCTGGCCAGGCTCGGCAGGAAGGCCGAGGCCGAGACGGAGCTGCTACGCGGCGTCGCCGCCTTCGAGGCGCTCGGCGACCAGTGGTGGATGGCGCGCAGCCTGCGCTACCTGGGGGAGACGCACCTCGACGCGCAGGACAGGGCCGCGGCCGTACCGCCGCTGGAGCGGGCCCGCGAGATCTACCGCAGCCTCGGCAACGAGGCGGGCATGCGCAGGACACTCGAACTGCTCAGGAGAGCGGAGTCCTGA
- a CDS encoding transposase: MYELGYHLVWCPRYRRPVLGGRVEDRLEELVRAKANEHGWRIRA; encoded by the coding sequence GTGTACGAACTCGGGTACCACCTCGTGTGGTGCCCGAGGTATCGCCGCCCGGTCCTCGGCGGGCGGGTGGAGGACCGCCTTGAGGAACTGGTTCGCGCCAAGGCAAACGAGCACGGCTGGCGGATCCGTGCGTAG
- a CDS encoding RNA-guided endonuclease InsQ/TnpB family protein, whose translation MRNWFAPRQTSTAGGSVRRSFKFLIRPTARQAAALTQCLEDHRQLYNAALEHRRTAYRKAGVTIRYGEQSAELKHIRADDPDGQARWSFSSQQATLRRLDKAFTAFFARVKAGRAPGFPRFKGKGRFDTVQWPKDGDGCRWDAQPGHPSATFVRLQGVGHVRVHRHRPLQGTVKTITVKREGDRWFVVLSCDDVLAEPLPATGAAVGIDLGVASLATTSDGEQLANPRHLTASADRLTTAQQALARKKRGSQRRRKAVARVAALHAKVRRQRLDHTHKAALALVRDYDVVVHEDLRIANMTRSASGTLSEPGRNVAQKSGLNRSILDAGWGVFLTILAHKAESAGRKLIAVNPANTSRACARCGHCAKENRVTQAEFACTACGHVAHADVNAAINILRTGLALRDAAEAA comes from the coding sequence TTGAGGAACTGGTTCGCGCCAAGGCAAACGAGCACGGCTGGCGGATCCGTGCGTAGGTCGTTCAAGTTTCTGATCCGCCCCACCGCCCGGCAGGCCGCCGCGCTCACCCAGTGCCTGGAAGACCACCGCCAGCTCTACAACGCGGCGCTGGAGCACCGCCGCACCGCCTACCGCAAGGCGGGTGTCACGATCCGGTACGGCGAGCAGTCGGCCGAGTTGAAACACATCAGGGCCGATGACCCCGACGGGCAGGCGCGCTGGTCGTTCTCCTCCCAGCAGGCCACGCTGCGGCGTCTGGACAAGGCGTTCACGGCGTTCTTCGCGCGCGTCAAGGCCGGGCGCGCACCGGGCTTTCCGAGATTCAAGGGCAAGGGCCGGTTCGACACGGTGCAGTGGCCGAAGGACGGCGACGGCTGCCGGTGGGACGCCCAGCCCGGTCATCCCTCGGCGACGTTCGTCCGACTGCAGGGCGTGGGGCATGTCCGGGTTCACCGGCACCGGCCGCTCCAGGGCACCGTGAAGACGATCACGGTCAAGCGGGAAGGCGACCGCTGGTTCGTCGTGCTGTCGTGCGACGACGTTCTCGCCGAGCCGCTCCCCGCCACCGGCGCGGCCGTCGGCATCGACCTGGGCGTGGCATCGCTGGCCACAACCAGCGACGGCGAGCAGCTCGCCAACCCGCGCCACCTGACCGCCTCCGCCGACCGGCTCACGACCGCACAGCAAGCCCTGGCCCGCAAGAAACGCGGCTCCCAGCGGCGGCGCAAGGCCGTCGCCCGCGTCGCCGCGCTGCACGCCAAGGTGCGCCGCCAGCGCCTCGACCACACCCACAAGGCCGCGCTGGCCCTGGTCCGCGACTATGACGTGGTCGTGCACGAGGACCTGCGGATCGCCAACATGACCCGTTCCGCGTCCGGCACGCTCAGCGAGCCGGGCCGGAACGTCGCGCAGAAATCCGGCCTCAACCGTTCCATCTTGGATGCGGGTTGGGGGGTGTTCCTGACGATCCTCGCGCACAAGGCTGAAAGCGCCGGTCGCAAGCTGATCGCGGTGAACCCCGCCAACACCTCCCGCGCGTGCGCCCGCTGTGGGCACTGTGCGAAGGAGAACCGCGTCACCCAAGCCGAATTCGCGTGCACGGCGTGTGGACATGTTGCGCACGCCGACGTGAACGCGGCGATCAACATCCTCAGGACAGGGCTTGCCCTTCGCGACGCTGCGGAAGCGGCTTAG